The Triticum aestivum cultivar Chinese Spring unplaced genomic scaffold, IWGSC CS RefSeq v2.1 scaffold164904, whole genome shotgun sequence genome segment ACCATTTCCATCACAACAACCATATATGCAGCTGCAACCATTTCCGCAGCCGCAACTACCATATCCGCAGCCGCAACTACCATATCCGCAGCCGCAACCATTTCGACCACAACAATCATATCCACAACCGCAACCACAGTATTCGCAACCACAACAACCAAtttcgcagcagcagcagcagcagcagcaacaacaacaacaacaacagatcCTTCAACAAATTTTGCAACAACAACTGATTCCATGCAGGGATGTTGTATTGCAACAACACAGCATAGCGCATGGAAGCTCACAAGTTTTGCAACAAAGTACTTACCAGCTGGTGCAACAATTGTGTTGTCAGCAGCTGTGGCAGATCCCCGAGCAGTCGCGGTGCCAAGCCATCCACAATGTTGTTCATGCTATTATTctgcatcaacaacaacaacaacaacaacaacaaccgttGAGCCAGGTCTGCTTCCAACAGTCTCAACAACAATATCCATCAggccagggctccttccagccatcTCAGCAAAACCCACAGGCCCAGGGCTCTGTCCAGCCTCAACAACTGCCCCAGTTTGAGGAAATAAGGAACCTAGCGCTAGAGACGCTACCTGCAATGTGCAATGTCTATATCCCTCCATATTGCACCATTGCTCC includes the following:
- the LOC100125740 gene encoding alpha/beta-gliadin A-IV-like, with the translated sequence MKTFLILALLAIVATTATIAVRVPVPQLQPQNPSQQQPQKQVPLVQQQQFPGQQQPFPPQQPYPQLQPFPSQQPYMQLQPFPQPQLPYPQPQLPYPQPQPFRPQQSYPQPQPQYSQPQQPISQQQQQQQQQQQQQQILQQILQQQLIPCRDVVLQQHSIAHGSSQVLQQSTYQLVQQLCCQQLWQIPEQSRCQAIHNVVHAIILHQQQQQQQQQPLSQVCFQQSQQQYPSGQGSFQPSQQNPQAQGSVQPQQLPQFEEIRNLALETLPAMCNVYIPPYCTIAPVGIFGTN